A region of Vicinamibacteria bacterium DNA encodes the following proteins:
- a CDS encoding histidine phosphatase family protein, translating to MPRQRVFLIRHGETAWTLSGQHTGTTDIPLTENGRWSAQRLSSLFFGVELELVLTSPLQRARETCRLAGLGDGARIDRDLLEWNYGEFEGLTTEEIRSRAPKWVLFVDGCPGGESPCEVGARVDRVIARVRERRGDAALFAHGHFFRVFAARWLGLPVQSGRHFLLDPATVSILSDYHGIPAIERWNAGLC from the coding sequence ATGCCGCGGCAGCGGGTCTTCCTGATCCGGCACGGGGAGACGGCGTGGACGCTGAGCGGGCAGCACACGGGAACCACGGATATTCCACTCACGGAGAACGGCCGGTGGTCCGCCCAGCGGCTCTCGTCGCTCTTCTTCGGAGTCGAGCTCGAGCTCGTGCTCACCAGTCCCCTTCAGCGGGCGCGGGAGACGTGCCGGCTGGCGGGTCTCGGCGACGGCGCGCGAATCGATCGCGATCTCCTGGAATGGAACTACGGCGAGTTCGAAGGCCTTACCACTGAGGAAATCCGCTCCCGCGCGCCGAAGTGGGTGCTGTTCGTGGACGGATGTCCCGGCGGCGAGAGTCCGTGCGAGGTCGGGGCGCGGGTGGATCGCGTGATTGCGAGAGTCCGAGAGAGAAGAGGCGATGCCGCCCTCTTCGCCCATGGCCACTTCTTCCGAGTCTTCGCCGCACGGTGGCTGGGTCTTCCCGTGCAGTCCGGACGGCATTTCCTTCTCGATCCCGCGACGGTGAGCATTTTGAGCGACTACCACGGCATTCCCGCAATCGAGCGATGGAATGCCGGGCTCTGCTGA